A DNA window from Polyangium spumosum contains the following coding sequences:
- a CDS encoding sialidase family protein, producing the protein MGGSTPGWALPACESVSGTSAVTFTLDEGKNLAMTAGELQGIGYTYGLAALDTPNTLLAEHKGELLRSEDAGCTWSVVGALAGSIFRITAAKGGLAYAWAENGAGFYRIDENGPQAFTTPAPNIIGLGVDPADGKHLRIGDASGSLHESHDGGETWSKQGTPPASGSVIGYRFAFDPANLDHVLWGESVNGGAVSFDGGATWQKSAGLGANGANLFSIAVSPAASDVVWAEALEMGPDIRHIHRSKDGGKTFEVVVTESAEVDLINGTLIVPHPTDAAVLYFVFGTGYNDYGTDLFRYDHGTGVVTKTHNGYDGVSAIVASPADPKLLYLGLTVENGGG; encoded by the coding sequence ATGGGCGGCTCCACGCCCGGCTGGGCGCTGCCCGCGTGTGAATCGGTGAGCGGCACGTCCGCCGTCACCTTCACGCTCGATGAAGGGAAAAACCTCGCAATGACCGCGGGGGAGCTCCAGGGGATCGGGTACACCTACGGGCTCGCGGCGCTCGATACGCCGAACACGTTGCTCGCCGAGCACAAGGGCGAGCTCCTGCGCTCCGAGGACGCCGGCTGCACCTGGAGCGTCGTGGGCGCGCTCGCGGGCAGCATCTTCAGGATCACGGCCGCGAAGGGGGGCCTCGCGTATGCGTGGGCCGAGAACGGGGCGGGGTTTTATCGGATCGATGAAAACGGCCCCCAGGCCTTCACCACGCCCGCGCCGAACATCATTGGCCTCGGCGTCGATCCGGCCGACGGCAAGCACCTGCGCATCGGCGACGCGAGCGGCAGCCTGCACGAATCCCACGACGGCGGCGAGACCTGGTCGAAGCAGGGCACCCCGCCCGCCTCGGGCAGCGTCATCGGTTATCGATTCGCCTTCGATCCCGCGAACCTCGACCACGTGCTCTGGGGCGAGAGCGTGAACGGCGGCGCCGTCAGCTTCGACGGCGGCGCGACGTGGCAGAAGAGCGCGGGCCTCGGCGCGAACGGCGCGAACCTCTTCTCGATCGCCGTGTCCCCCGCGGCGAGCGACGTCGTCTGGGCCGAGGCGCTCGAAATGGGCCCGGACATCCGCCACATCCACCGATCGAAGGACGGCGGCAAGACGTTCGAGGTGGTGGTCACGGAGTCTGCGGAGGTCGACCTCATCAATGGCACGTTGATCGTCCCGCACCCGACCGACGCGGCCGTGCTTTATTTCGTCTTCGGCACGGGGTACAACGATTACGGGACGGACCTCTTCCGGTACGACCATGGGACCGGCGTGGTCACGAAGACGCACAACGGCTACGACGGCGTATCGGCGATCGTCGCGTCGCCCGCGGACCCGAAGCTCTTGTATCTGGGGCTCACGGTCGAGAATGGGGGCGGCTAG